TCCATTAATAAAATTACCAATTCTTCCAAAGGTATATCCAGCAGGAATTGCCGGAACAACTATATCTGCAAATTGCCAGTGGTTAAATTTACGAATATAGCAGAATAATATATATGCCAGGACCAGGGTAATCACCCCACCATGATAAGACATACCCAGGATACCGGTATAGCGCAAACCTTCCGAAAAATCAAAAGGTAAAATAATTTTCCAGGGATTTGCCAGGTAATAACCCAAATCAGAGGTGACAACATGTCCTACCCTGCCGCCAAGGACAGCACTGATAATAGCCCAGAGTAGAAAATCGAAAACCATAGATTCTTCTAAAATCAATTTTTCAGAACGAATACGATATATTACCAGAAAAAAGGCAGTTAAAAAACCCACCGGATACATAAGTCCATACCAGTATATCTTAAACTGACCAAAAGATATCAGCACTGGATTAATATACTCAGGAATATGCGCCCACCAGCCTATTGCCATAACTTGTTCCATCTAATCAACCTTTCTGCTATTAATAGGTATCATTCAGAATTGTCAGAGGACTTCACTGCACTGAAATCCTTCTATATTAGTATATCGTAATATAATTTCTGGTTTATTATAATAGATAATAATGTTTTTAATCTATTTTTTACCCAGATATTTTTAAATATTTTAAACAATTATAAACAATAGAGCGAATTATTCAAGATGATATGACTGTAACACCTTCATATAATTTGCTCTTTCAAAAGCATCTGTTTCCTTCACATTCTGATGGCTTAATAAGCCTTTCAATTCACTAATAGACTGGTAATTATTCCTTCTTAACCATTCTTCAGTACCTTTTATAAGCATTTCGATATAAGGAATTCCTCTTTCTAATAACGCTGAGGTCATCATGGTTACTTGAGCTCCTGCCATTATACTTTTTAGAATATCCTCCACTGTATGAACTCCGCCAGTAACTGCTAAATCGGCCTTAACCTTATTATACAAAATTCCTATCCATCTTAATCGTAATCGCAATTCAGAAGAGGTACTTAATTCCAGATTAGGAATAACTGACATCTCTAATAAATTAATATCAGGTTGGTAAAATCGATTAAATAATACCAATCCATTGGCTCCTTCCCTAACCAGTTTTTCGGCTAAGTGAACAATTGAATTGAAATAGGGACTGAGTTTTAACGCTATGGGTATTTTTATATTTTGTCTTAATTCCCCTACCAGATCAAGATAAATTTTCTCTAACTCCTGGCAGGAAATATTAACTCTGGTTGGTAAATAATAAATATTTAGCTCCAAGGCATCTGCGCCAGCTTCCTCAATCTTTTTAGCATAACGAATCCAACCACTATTAGATATGCCATTTAGGCTGCCGATAACCGGTATATCGACAGCCTTTTTCACTTTACTAATATATTCTACATATTCATCAGGTGAAAAATGGTAATCATTCGCATCAGGAAAATAGCTCAAAGATTCGGCATAACTCTCTGTGCCTTGAGTTAAGGCATAATCAAGTTCTTTCTCTTGTAGAATAACTTGCTCTTCAAATAGTGAATGCAAG
The nucleotide sequence above comes from Atribacterota bacterium. Encoded proteins:
- a CDS encoding dihydroorotate dehydrogenase-like protein; translation: MDLNTSYLGMKLKNPLVASASPLCENIENIKQMEKSGIAAVVLHSLFEEQVILQEKELDYALTQGTESYAESLSYFPDANDYHFSPDEYVEYISKVKKAVDIPVIGSLNGISNSGWIRYAKKIEEAGADALELNIYYLPTRVNISCQELEKIYLDLVGELRQNIKIPIALKLSPYFNSIVHLAEKLVREGANGLVLFNRFYQPDINLLEMSVIPNLELSTSSELRLRLRWIGILYNKVKADLAVTGGVHTVEDILKSIMAGAQVTMMTSALLERGIPYIEMLIKGTEEWLRRNNYQSISELKGLLSHQNVKETDAFERANYMKVLQSYHLE
- the lgt gene encoding prolipoprotein diacylglyceryl transferase, with protein sequence MEQVMAIGWWAHIPEYINPVLISFGQFKIYWYGLMYPVGFLTAFFLVIYRIRSEKLILEESMVFDFLLWAIISAVLGGRVGHVVTSDLGYYLANPWKIILPFDFSEGLRYTGILGMSYHGGVITLVLAYILFCYIRKFNHWQFADIVVPAIPAGYTFGRIGNFINGELYGKVTILPWGMYFPADPTHQLRHPSQLYEAFFEGIVLFIILWSLRKKKWFNGLTLSVYLIGYGIIRFVIEFIREPSGMVKLYLEFMNLAQVMSLLMIVVGLLIIFIRKDKTYLPIVREGENE